The following proteins are encoded in a genomic region of Nicotiana sylvestris chromosome 4, ASM39365v2, whole genome shotgun sequence:
- the LOC138889429 gene encoding uncharacterized protein, producing the protein MKSQVAIKSLVLADVIIDFSLKEMSEAEKEATQASLQTKDLWVLYTDGVSNAYGSRLRLILEVPTGEIIDKSIRCTNMTDKAEYEAVIAGLRLALKYGLKQLKLHCDSQLVVNQVTRTFRIKEKRLQKYQTEICRLLPSFDDCQLDQIPQNPNTEADGPAKLATTTKSVTPGNKSVVHLLYSALDHIEVKSINLT; encoded by the coding sequence ATGAAGTCACAAGTAGCAATAAAGTCGCTAGTACTTGCCGATGTCATCATAGACTTTAGCCTAAAAGAAATGTCGGAGGCTGAAAAGGAAGCCACTCAAGCTTCTCTTCAAACAAAGGACCTTTGGGTCCTGTACACTGATGGCGTATCCAATGCATATGGGTCCAGGCTTAGACTCATACTCGAGGTCCCCACCGGTGAGATAATTGACAAATCTATAAGGTGCACGAACATGACAGacaaggccgagtatgaggccgtaattgcaggATTAAGACTGGCACTCAAGTATGGATTGAAGCAATTAAAGCTTCATTGCGATTCTCAGCTCGTAGTCAACCAGGTTACTAGGACTTTTCGAATTAAAGAGAAAAGATTGCAGAAATATCAGACCGAGATTTGTAGATTGTTACCCAGTTTTGATGATTGCCAGCTCGACCAAATTCCACAAAATCCGAACACCGAAGCTGACGGACCCGCCAAGTTGGCCACCACCACAAAAAGTGTAACTCCTGGGAATAAGAGTGTGGTTCATCTCCTCTACTCGGCTTTGGACCATATCGAGGTAAAATCTATAAATCTGACTTAG